In Anaerolineales bacterium, the following proteins share a genomic window:
- a CDS encoding aminotransferase class III-fold pyridoxal phosphate-dependent enzyme, with translation MREDNWIERGNAIGTDLLARLEQLAQKYSLIKEARGRGMLLGLELNPRADFPVKAAYRALLEEGFIVGYYPDGNLRRLTPALTIPESDISAFVKTLDTILVKAEATS, from the coding sequence TTGCGCGAAGACAACTGGATCGAGCGCGGCAACGCGATTGGGACCGACTTGTTGGCTAGACTGGAACAACTGGCGCAGAAGTATTCCTTGATTAAAGAAGCGCGCGGGCGCGGCATGTTGCTCGGATTGGAGTTGAATCCGCGCGCGGATTTTCCCGTCAAAGCGGCGTATCGCGCCCTGCTGGAAGAAGGCTTCATTGTTGGATATTATCCCGATGGCAACCTCCGGCGCCTCACCCCAGCGCTTACCATCCCCGAGTCGGATATTTCCGCTTTTGTGAAAACGCTCGACACGATACTGGTCAAAGCGGAAGCGACATCGTGA
- a CDS encoding aminotransferase class III-fold pyridoxal phosphate-dependent enzyme has product MKHILECHEIVKTDFVRGENCHLYDSQGKLHVDLESGIWSAVLGHGHPRVTQAMHAQMERVIHLGTRYPHSVAEEAALDVLSITGLNEGKCVFLSSGSEAVEFGAQAAKRVAGKKLFLTLVNSHLAAYGSTGNRRADEWHTLDWTNCPQDDPDECLREIPFDDIGVFAFEPGGSGGALVRFPPARLVQEIARRVQQAGRLVVANEVTTGMGRTGRWFGYQHYDIQPDVVCLGKGLGNGYPASAAAMKLEISKNWKTAVFITLSRIKTIRWAV; this is encoded by the coding sequence ATGAAGCACATTCTGGAATGTCACGAGATCGTCAAGACCGATTTCGTGCGCGGCGAAAATTGCCATTTATACGATTCGCAGGGGAAACTCCATGTGGATTTGGAATCCGGCATTTGGAGCGCCGTCCTCGGCCACGGTCATCCGCGTGTCACTCAAGCCATGCACGCTCAAATGGAGCGGGTCATTCACCTGGGAACGCGCTATCCCCACTCCGTCGCCGAAGAGGCGGCGCTGGACGTGTTAAGTATCACAGGGTTGAATGAAGGCAAATGCGTTTTTCTAAGTTCCGGCAGCGAGGCAGTCGAATTCGGCGCGCAGGCTGCGAAGCGCGTTGCCGGAAAGAAACTCTTTCTTACTCTCGTAAATTCTCACCTGGCTGCGTACGGTTCGACGGGCAATAGACGCGCCGACGAATGGCATACTCTGGATTGGACGAACTGCCCGCAGGACGACCCAGACGAATGTTTACGCGAGATTCCTTTTGACGACATCGGCGTTTTTGCGTTCGAACCGGGCGGCAGTGGCGGGGCGCTGGTTAGATTTCCTCCCGCCCGCCTTGTGCAAGAGATTGCCCGGCGAGTCCAACAGGCGGGCAGGTTGGTTGTGGCTAACGAAGTCACTACCGGCATGGGGCGCACCGGACGCTGGTTCGGCTATCAGCATTATGATATTCAACCCGACGTGGTCTGCCTCGGTAAAGGACTTGGCAACGGGTATCCCGCCAGCGCGGCGGCGATGAAGTTGGAGATTTCGAAAAACTGGAAGACAGCGGTTTTCATTACGCTCAGTCGCATCAAAACGATCCGCTGGGCTGTGTAG